AGTCCCCTCGACCACAACTGGGCCACGCCAAGATTTGTAGTCTAAACCCCGAATTCTATGTTTTCCGACGTTGTTGACGCATGCCAGAACCAAAGTCACCAAAGCACTCACTTTGTTCTCTTATTTTATGGAACGCACGAGAGAAATGGTGTTACCTTCAttgtcagattttttttcacaaaatccctcaaaaaaagttctctttgACTAATGGTGCCATATCAGCACTTTCACTCTATCATGTCAGCGAAATCAGCGATGTCGATATTTGGGGTGTTGCACTGAGTCGAATGCAGCAGCAATTCGGTCCGAACTTGTGGTTATAGAGTAACCCAATAATTTCAATATTATCTCACGAAGAAGAACCGAACGAAGAGCTAGGGATAACAAAGAAACCGATAGGGATTACTTAGTTGTGCAATACGAGAGCACTTATTGAGTCACTTTCATCCCATCTTAGTTAGGATACTAACAATGCTCAGAAAATCCCATATTTTTAGTTGCGACATGTGTAATGGATTTTCGCTTACAAATTACTGCGTGTTTTTGTGTCGCTTAACCATTCtacttattaatttttcttgttatgccaacgaggttcaagtgaaactttattattggcctgacgtttcgacaaacccGTCAATATCAAAGCCATGGAAATGGTTTGAAGTCTTCCATCTTATGTATATCCCATCAAATTCCTCCCCTCTtcttgccaagcctcgatattgttctaagTAGACCGCCCAAGACCTCCAAAAGggaaacaaactgaccagttccaccgactagcggggcaAGTGTACCACTGCGTTCTTatagattgtcaccaaggcgaatctAGAtctgagatctacgcactgtgcagtatcctcaGGTACCAATGTTTGGATAACATTAAGAAGCtacatgtgggacaatcttatagtTCGCAGAGTGATACGAACGGCatgaagtcattggtaattgataagcactcgtTCTTGTTATTCATGGGTGGATTCCTgacagaaatccagaatgcttccaatgccttcctagcagatattttgTTCTCGTGCGCCaatatcgtacattttatttcgacCTGATCTCCATCatgcttctcatttttgtggTATCCTAATGGTGTTTCCGAGCTCCCAtgccttttaccagccaaatgttcttTGGTTCCCCGGATGCAGCATCCTTTctgtttctccaatataaatggcgttgTACGTAAGACATTCTATTTGGTAGATAACTCCGATTTTCGTGCAACCTCCAGCCTTACGGAATGGACAAGCAACGCAAACTCTGACACACAAtgcctatcgtagaatctattgcgaactacctgtcgcttgatgctgtcgttcgggatgttcacTAGTACAACATCATCTCGTAACTGTGTTCGCAAAAGAGTCTggtgtatagcagcagttaaggtGTCTTGTAAAACACAACAGAAACACAAAGAAAGAGTCAGAgaagattttttggaaaatcgcTAGCATCATTTTGGTggctttcatttttgaaaacaaaagaaaactttcttcttGTACCCTCCAGAACCTAGAGATTCCGACCACTGGAAATCAAGGCAGAACGCAACGATGAATGTGCTATGAATTGTTTTGACGATTCGCAAATCCATAGCGTCCCACCTGAAATTCTTGAATATAAACCTCAAGTACCTTCATTTCAAGAATCGCTGAGTTTTGCGGACGATCGCAAAATAGTAATTTTCTATCAATCAGAACTTTACGATGCGAAAAAATGGTTGTGGCCAAACTCTATATCACAAGAGAGGAATCTGCAAATAAAAACGACTTCTATTGTTTtaacattggaaaaaaaacttgttcaaTACCACTACAATCTGCAATTTCTAAGCACAGTTCATCTGAGTTTTGTCGGCAACCCCATGTTCTGCCTGTTTTACTCGCCAGTAACAACACTCGACATCTGAACAACATCAATAATCATCCGAGCATAGGGCACAGCACCCAAGGAATACTTCCCTTGCAAGGTATCACTGAATAGTTACTCCACCAGGATGCGTAACCAGGAAGAACATCAGCGGGAACAATCGAAAGCAACGAAATAAACTTATACTGCATCAGTTTGTGTTCACGCGAATAAGTGCGAACCCAACATGGCAAAACTCTTCCTGTCACCCTTCGTGATGCTCCTACGTACGTTCTTCGTTAATGGATAGGCCAATAGAGAACGCACTCTCGCATCAAATCTCTCGCGTCCCGGACAATCACCCAGCGAAACACTTCAGTGTCAAATCTGTTGAGAAAGAAATTGCAACATGCAAGGCTGGACAATCCCAAAAGTAGCAACGACTTCAGTGTTTGCAATTACGATATTAATTCTTCTCCGCCTTTCACTCTACTCCTCAAAATCATACTATGGACTCTCAAGAAACATACTCGCATGCTTCTTCTTTATCATCgtaaaatctatttttctcaaattcaaaACACTCATTGGATCTTTAAGGTTCCCATAATCACACACCaaccaagaagaagaaggaaaaaactcTATGGAATCATAACAATCGTAATCTGGACAATCTCTACCTCTCAATCCGACACAGCGTCGATGAAAAGTGATACGGCCTAGCGTACAATAGTCAACAACTAAGAATGTGGTTCATACATGAAAGAACTCTTCTCGCACTTCAGCCTATCGCCAGGAAGCTTACATTTCACTCAAAGGCAGtgtgccacgaatctgacgtggtatggattctCCATGGAAAGCATCTATACaaggtcgtagattaagaaATACCAGGTTGtcgttgtaaaaaacggcccggaaaccGCCGTTTCTTTCTACGACGGCTTGCACTGGAACGCGCCAcacctgtgcacgcgccgcatcagcGAGGGAGTCTTCGAGgatcaataatttttaatctcgaggatttgttttttttttgccagttTTTCGTACTTTTGTTGCAGAAAGcacgaaaaatgaataagaataagatcTCATCAAAGGCCTATTCAActtaaactaatgaatagactgctaaGGGGGACGGAACGTGTATATAGAAGCGCGTTCTAGCGCACTTCGGTGGAATTAAAGCGactcccatgccgtttttttcgaCTATCATGAAGAGAAGAGAGGAACCACATGGTTTTCGGCAATCTACGGCCTCGTATAGACGCTTTCAATCAGAAATCATGTCCATGGTGTGCTGCTTTGAGGAACAAGGAAAATTAAGCAATGGGAATGACTGCAATACGTCTGGAAAACGTCGCTCATATCTGTCaacaaaaagtagaaaacctcataatgaataataaatttcaTACAGAATCACTTAACAAACGATGGAATAATGAAAGCTTTTATGTCAACACGTGCGCAAAAATTACGTCAGGCACGAAACTCTGTGACTTCAGCACTGTTTCAAACTCAAATCCTGGATACAAATACAGTGCATCGAGCTCCAAATGCCTCTGCTGCAAATTTTGCTCGTACTGCAAGGAAACGTGCCTCTACTTTCGATATTACACCATCCCAACATCTCAAGCATTGCACCAAACCTCCGCTTGCCCCATTTGgattatttaaaggcatcacctcacgaatctggggtggtacggatttcaggtggagtattcgtatacgggatcgtagattattcagagaagggtgattccgttcatttcttcttaattgtcgtagaaaacggcccggaagatgcggcttcgagcgttccggcgcactattttctacaaggagcgcgccagaacgctcgaagccgtatcatccgggcccttttttacggcaattaagaagaaatggacggaataacgaGTGACTCATTTTCCTCAACGCAACGACTCTTTCTTCAACCAGGATTTCCTTTCCGTTGGAATAAAATGCAGATTACTCTGTTGAACTCAACTCTACCCATGCCTTCGAGTTACTTTATAACGGACGACAAAATAGTGTCGATGATAGAACTTGCACCAGAAGGTCAGTTCATCCTACATTTACCAGGACTGGTTCAATGCAAAaacagagaagaagaagaatcatTCACGAACCACTTGTTCGCGAAATACACTTGTACTTGCGCGCTGATGGTCTACTCTGTGACATGTTCGTGTCCAAATGGAACGATTTCGTCTTATTTACAAAACGAATTCAAGAAactttcaacaacaacaacctcCAAGTCACAATCCTCGAAAAGGGATCAATAATCGAGGCGAAAAGTAACGTTGGCTGCAACCATTAGTCGTACAGTTGTCGGCGAAAGAATTCGTCATTACCGCGAGCAAAAGCAATAATTCATCTCACGTAcacaaggaagaaatggatgctACTTATGTGCACAAGGAACAATAATGAATGTTTTCTGTAATTCCCAATCAGTCAATAAACAACCCAGATTAAATTCGTCGAAGATACTGATGTGCACCTCCCCTGAAACCCCTTCTACAGACAGTCTCCACTTCACTACTCCTAACGTCAATATGTACTATACGACTCGAAGCCCCAGAGGAATTTCAACAGCAACGCTCCGAGGACGATTGGCATTTGTCAACGAAAGAATATATCGTCCAGAAATTATTTCTATGAATAGTTCGACGTGTTCTGACACTGGCTTTTTATGCTATACGTTTTTACTTTAGTTTTGCTCCTGTCACCAAATTCTTCTCCAGTACTTTCAAAACTCCCCCTAACATCCCCAATTTCTTCGCAAACATCAAAACCATTATCATTTTCGTATGTGGCTTTGTCATCCTTCACAGATTTTGCAAATTGTACATATCTTTGGCGCCATTACAAACTCCTTCATCCTTAAAGGAATTCCCAATCGGAAATTACAGTATTATtaacatattattatattatactatattgtgtattattattacagtATTAGTAACATTACACATTTTGCAGACTTTGCTTTCTAATAATCTACCTGTTCACTTTTCTTGCGCCGGGAGTGCGTTGAAATGGTGTTCAAACAGAAGGAAATGATCAAGGGCTCATGCTCCAAGATTCCTATATGGTTCAATTTAATTGCAGATTCCGTAAGAATGGGATGAATATCCCAACAGTCTAAAAACGGAGACTCTTTCACCGTTTTCATTGtaaattctattctattgAATCATACATGTACTGTCTCTGAGATGTTTGGAGCAGACTCACCACAACTTTGACAATAAACCTTCTACAAATCAAGACGGTTGAACACAATCCCGTGggatttgtaaaaaaaaattggagatgAGAACGAGCAACGCATTCGCATGCATATGTATTGGAATTAGTGATAACGCTTATTTTGACATGTTCAGTTCGAACAATCAGCTCGGGAAGTCAGGGAATAATCAACGATCTGAAATCAATAATCAGTTCGAGAAATCTGTACAAATAGATCAGAAAGAAACGTTTTCAACACTCTGTTCTTCATAGCATTTATTAAAAGGCATCAACACTCGTATCACATACTTGTTAGAGCAGCCCGCATATCCTCTCctgaaatagttttttttttttaaagttgctCGTTACAGTGAAATTCTGTTTGAGAGCATCATACTCTATAATAACGAAATGATGCTCACTCTTGTCTAGTATGAAAACATTTACGTTTAGGCGTACAATATGGCCAAACAACACGAAGCGGTGCAGctgtgcaagcggctgcgctcgaagcggtcaCGGCCGAGTAGGTACCCTTGGTAGCACCACTTTTCGTTGTAGTtcaccatggtcccacctcgagcCAGCCACTAGCTCCACGGCGGCGCTTCgggcgcaaccgcttgcgcaactacaccgtgcttcatgtcgttgtcATCATGTCGTGTTGATCCGACCATAGGTCCTCCGTTATTATGTTAACGATGCTGCTAAGTACAGAAACTCTTGAGTAGCTGTCACAGTGTTCTCCACACTACGCTACATTGCATAAGACGTGAAAAATTGGGAATTCCTTCCTTATTTTGCACTGCAGCGACCATAAAATCAAACATATTGGATTTGCTCGTTGCGTGTGATTTCTGGCGCTCACGGAGCTCAGAAAGCAGCTAATGAAAAAGCCCTCATGTTCATCCGCTCATCTTCAAAGACATAAAAAATTGCAACGATTTTCGGCACTGTTCGAGAAACCTCCGTTGTTTTCTGAATCAAAGTAATCGGACTCGGCCGGAGGAAAGGGAGAAATCAATTTCTAGCGCAAGATATGTGAGTACAATGAAAGCATTGAAATTGCTGTGGACACACGCGCGTCTGCTGTGATATGCGAACACCGCGTTCGAGACTGCACTGTAAGATGAGACTGCTTACCGTACAGCCAAAAGTTTTGGAGTAGTGCGAGCTGGAATTCAATGTTTATATGCATTACGTTCAAAGCAAAGTGGTAAGAGGTCGAAAAGTCTGCAGGGCCACTGAATTGATACCTCTCCGATTCAGAAATGAAGTCAAACGCATTGGTGGATCCTAGAGAAGCAAATCAACTGACTTCTGTGTCCGTTTATACACCACATTCCCTATTTACAAATTGATACAAAACGCAAACCATTTATGAAATGTAGGAAATGCTCGAAAATAGCCGAAATTCATTATCTTGATTAGTTTAGCGTCAGTTCATTTACCCGACAAAGTCCATTTCCAGAAGGTGACCACCTTGCTCAAAATAATTTCGCTCTCCGACCCCGAAATGTAAGATTTGACGTCATCTTGCAAGGAAAGCGAGAAGGCTTGCCTGAGGTAGAAACATTGCAGTCGACTGTCCACAGGCGAAAACACGTTGGAAGTCGTCACTCTGCGAAAACACACCGTTCATCAAGGAGAAGGTTGGTGAAGGCTGAATTAGACTGTTTGAAAAGAAGGTGCTGAGATTCCTATTATTACTGAAACCTCATTAGCACAATCCAAGAAGGCGCTGGAGTAGAAGAATTTCCGACTGTTCTCTTCTGAATACTTATCCTAAAACCaagtttcttttcgttttccacCGTCAGAATAGCCAAGTGTAGTGCTCACCTGCTTTTTCTGGAGAATGTTGAAGGTTGCTCTGAGTGCTACTGCTTTGAAGAGAAACTCGTTTGCCTCGTCGTTGCATTCCTCCTTTAATATAGCTTACGTGTTGACATTGTCTCgcagagaaaaattctccacCTCCCACCTAGGCGCTAGGAGATTGGTATTTCGCGCAATAATTTTTgtactctttaaaaaaaaatggaaactaaAGAGACTCCGGTCAAAGCTATAGTTGAGCCTCTAGCAATGCCGGAGTAGGAGGCCAAATTGATCCCAGGATGAGATGAGGATTTTTATCAATTGCGATTTCTTCCAGAACTTGAAATCACCGGTGTTTCATCACAGTTATCCTTCATATGTTGTCGGAAGCAACGATGAATTGCCAGTGGCGCCTCGTAGCTGGCACGAGTGATTTCTCGAGCAATCTCGGAACCAAGGGTAGACAGCTGAGAAAGCTAGCTTTAATGTTAGTAAAGTTTTGATTCTCCTGACGACTCACCAACACTGCTTCGTCCGTGGTGTTCAGAAGGAGGAGTGCGTATGCAGGCCTCACATAAATCCTATTGTTCACCACACGAACGTTGAGGCTTCGCAGATCGTGCAGAAACTCTGCTAGCCTGGTTGGCATTGGGATCGTTTCATAAGCTAAACGCCATGCTCTTGACAGACAGAACGCTTTCTCACGACCATCGATACCGAGCACCCTCAAATTGAAACACAAAACGACggttctgaaaagaaaacacctaGAGACTGTTTCCATCAGACTGACCACTTTTCTGTGCAATTGAAATATTCATTAGTAAGTATATCCAGGTGTTCATTTCTAAAGAACTTATTCGTTCTCATTGGTAACTCTAGGCTCAGACGACTTGTCGTTTGATACCAGTGTGCTGCTTCTGGAGACTGTAATGTGCTGGACGTGctctaaaataatgaaaatttcctagaagaagaaaaaaagcaaaagagaaTGATTAGCATTGCAGCCAAAAAAGCATCGGAGATAATAAGAATAAACAGTTTCGAAACATATCCACAAGAATCTTCCAACACCCTGATACATCAGGAGCTGTCACGCATAAAATCCCCAAAAACATCAAATGTTCGAGATGCAACATCCAGTGTACCGCCAAATCTCCCAAATGTTCGTCTTCTCAAAGGTAATTAACACAACGGCATGGGACTGGATCACACCGGACCGCACGTCCATTTGTAATGGGAACACTTCACAAGGAAGTGTTCATTTCTTGTTCTGATGGTGTTGCTTTCTATTTCACAGAAGTGGAAAGAGGAAATATAtggtaacttttttttgcttcaaggTAACTAGGTTTTCATCACACAGGTGTTGGATTGATtagaaaatagataaaatatgtTAAAAAAAGCATAACTAGCGAAAAAGACGTTTGAAAATGACACTTATTAGGTTGTAATAGGGTTTCGGGAAAGACTGTATGATTTCGAGATTGTTGAGAAAAGTGAGGTTTGAAAAGCCTACGTTTATGAATGCCAGGTAACCTTGTTGAAGAGCGTTGAAGAATTCTGTAGTCAAGCGGAAAGCGTCTGGGATTCTCGGTTTCTCTTCTCTCAACTTATCAAATGCAATCATATCTCGCACTTTCTTGATGACATCTACAACTTGCTCCGTAGGCTGGAAATTACTAAATTTCAGGAAACAAGTGTAGTCGAAGATTTTAGATCAacaggaaaattcaaagaaaaacacatcaAATGCCAAAGGTTGAAACGAATAcgataaaataatgaagattTCAGTGCGAgcatttttagaagaaatctgTTACGACAGTGTTATGGTATTGGGTTCACAAAGTACGTTGTTCGCGTTGACAGAGTTTTACAGAGAAACGAGTTCG
This is a stretch of genomic DNA from Necator americanus strain Aroian chromosome II, whole genome shotgun sequence. It encodes these proteins:
- a CDS encoding hypothetical protein (NECATOR_CHRII.G5981.T4), which codes for MQFHPTVAMLFGGFLAIAVANVIFPVVSEPNRGDVLPCEDFCRHACSTKRTSAAFRENFLNEFNAMLNDELRYFPDAFDRMITDVTRKSPRIKNEEFTRELKKRCTDADFIENYLRAAIEEIGDSSPLDNSKCSEMAATITEIVLDDNREPTEQVVDVIKKVRDMIAFDKLREEKPRIPDAFRLTTEFFNALQQGYLAFINSTSSTLQSPEAAHWYQTTSRLSLELPMRTNKFFRNEHLDILTNEYFNCTEKWVLGIDGREKAFCLSRAWRLAYETIPMPTRLAEFLHDLRSLNVRVVNNRIYVRPAYALLLLNTTDEAVLLSTLGSEIAREITRASYEAPLAIHRCFRQHMKDNCDETPEECNDEANEFLFKAVALRATFNILQKKQDKYSEENSRKFFYSSAFLDCANEPSPTFSLMNVDCNVSTSGEDMRAALTNR
- a CDS encoding hypothetical protein (NECATOR_CHRII.G5981.T3), whose product is MQRCVENIFSTRDCATDDSCREEGHRCLLAPHIPSALLNAQRRLYQVQRCHKKFHPTVAMLFGGFLAIAVANVIFPVVSEPNRGDVLPCEDFCRHACSTKRTSAAFRENFLNEFNAMLNDELRYFPDAFDRMITDVTRKSPRIKNEEFTRELKKRCTDADFIENYLRAAIEEIGDSSPLDNSKCSEMAATITEIVLDDNREPTEQVVDVIKKVRDMIAFDKLREEKPRIPDAFRLTTEFFNALQQGYLAFINSTSSTLQSPEAAHWYQTTSRLSLELPMRTNKFFRNEHLDILTNEYFNCTEKWVLGIDGREKAFCLSRAWRLAYETIPMPTRLAEFLHDLRSLNVRVVNNRIYVRPAYALLLLNTTDEAVLLSTLGSEIAREITRASYEAPLAIHRCFRQHMKDNCDETPEECNDEANEFLFKAVALRATFNILQKKQDKYSEENSRKFFYSSAFLDCANEPSPTFSLMNVDCNVSTSGEDMRAALTNR
- a CDS encoding hypothetical protein (NECATOR_CHRII.G5981.T2) — translated: MIYYEFLELRTPYSFTFFSSVYVRLFFKFVRQQFEVHFDITSSFPNRRYYVTLTFHPTVAMLFGGFLAIAVANVIFPVVSEPNRGDVLPCEDFCRHACSTKRTSAAFRENFLNEFNAMLNDELRYFPDAFDRMITDVTRKSPRIKNEEFTRELKKRCTDADFIENYLRAAIEEIGDSSPLDNSKCSEMAATITEIVLDDNREPTEQVVDVIKKVRDMIAFDKLREEKPRIPDAFRLTTEFFNALQQGYLAFINSTSSTLQSPEAAHWYQTTSRLSLELPMRTNKFFRNEHLDILTNEYFNCTEKWVLGIDGREKAFCLSRAWRLAYETIPMPTRLAEFLHDLRSLNVRVVNNRIYVRPAYALLLLNTTDEAVLLSTLGSEIAREITRASYEAPLAIHRCFRQHMKDNCDETPEECNDEANEFLFKAVALRATFNILQKKQDKYSEENSRKFFYSSAFLDCANEPSPTFSLMNVDCNVSTSGEDMRAALTNR
- a CDS encoding hypothetical protein (NECATOR_CHRII.G5981.T1); the encoded protein is MKNGALAQAAALEVVKIQKGDLGSPLRSYSVLHVFLIVLWDAKAAVTTTFHPTVAMLFGGFLAIAVANVIFPVVSEPNRGDVLPCEDFCRHACSTKRTSAAFRENFLNEFNAMLNDELRYFPDAFDRMITDVTRKSPRIKNEEFTRELKKRCTDADFIENYLRAAIEEIGDSSPLDNSKCSEMAATITEIVLDDNREPTEQVVDVIKKVRDMIAFDKLREEKPRIPDAFRLTTEFFNALQQGYLAFINSTSSTLQSPEAAHWYQTTSRLSLELPMRTNKFFRNEHLDILTNEYFNCTEKWVLGIDGREKAFCLSRAWRLAYETIPMPTRLAEFLHDLRSLNVRVVNNRIYVRPAYALLLLNTTDEAVLLSTLGSEIAREITRASYEAPLAIHRCFRQHMKDNCDETPEECNDEANEFLFKAVALRATFNILQKKQDKYSEENSRKFFYSSAFLDCANEPSPTFSLMNGVFSQSDDFQRVFACGQSTAMFLPQERICGLL